Below is a genomic region from Geoglobus acetivorans.
GCAGGTTCCCATGATTGCGGATCTTTTCAACGAAAGGCTGGCAAACCTTCTGCTTTTGCTGTCGGTCGTAGGCGTTCTACTGATCGTCTGGGATGCAGGAAGAATCTTTGGCGGAATGGTTCTGTTTGCTGTGTTTTTGCTGTTCACAACTGACATGGTCATGGTTCAGAGGAGGTGAAGGCGATACAAAATCCGCCAAACCTTTAAAACCTCTCAGTTCTTCACTTTTATCAATGGACGATCTTAGAGAGATTTTGAAGAAAGTTTCTGAACTGATGGCTGGAAGAGAGGTTACGACTGTGGAAGAGATCAAAAGGAATGCATACAGGGCGGTTCTGTCACATTTTCTGTCGAGGCATGTGGATAGGGCCAGGATGGAACATCTGGTTTCCGAGGTGGTTGAAAGTCTGTGCGAAGTACCCGCGTCAATTAACAGTCTGCATTACTCTGAAGAGTTGAAAGTTGAAGGCGTCACCTTCAGACATATCCATACGTGCAAACCAACAGAGGAGAATCTGGAAAATGCGTACAGTGAGTACCTGGTGTCAAAAAAGCTCATTGATTCGATTGAGGTTATGAGAGAAGTTACGGATGTGTTTTTCAAAGGCTATGAAATCGATGATGGGCTGATCAGAGTATATTCAAAGGGCAAGTACAAATACGGGGTGTTTTACTCCCTTATTGATGACGTGGGGGAAGACCTGGAGATTCATGAACGGGTTGCTGCCAGTTTTGGCGGGGAATATGTGGTCGTTGTTCCAACAGAAAACGAACTTACCAGATTTCTGAGGTTTTTCTCAAGGTATTCTGAGAGGGTAAAGAAGGCAGGTTTCAAGGTCTGGGTTGTCAATGTTGAGGAAAGGACGATTGATCCGTTCATCGGTTACCCGAAGGACTTTCTCCTCCTGAAGGGCTTTAAAAATCCCAGGGTTGCAACCCAGATAAATTCCCTCTGGAGAGTCCAGGTTGAGGAAATTGATTGATAAAAATCGAAAAGATTATACCACTCTATTAATTATGCCAGTTTATGAAGTTTGGAATCGAGTTTGTGCCAAATATGAAATACTACGAGCTTGAATACTATGTTAAGCTCGCAGAGGACAGCGGATTTGAATACACCTGGATCACGGACCACTACAACAACAGAAACGTCTACTCAATGCTGACAATTCTTGCCCTGAAAACGAACAGCATAAAGCTTGGTCCGGGTGTTACAAACCCATACCACATCTCTCCCGCACTGACTGCCTCGGCAATAGCGACCGTAAATGAGCTGAGCAATGGAAGGGCAGTTCTCGGCATCGGTGCAGGTGACAAGGTTACGTTCGACAGGATCGGGATCAGCTGGAAGAAACCCCTCAGAAGAATGAGGGAAGCGGTTGAGATTATAAGGGCCCTTCATTCAGGAAAGCCTGTGAATTATGATGGA
It encodes:
- a CDS encoding DUF6834 family protein; amino-acid sequence: MDDLREILKKVSELMAGREVTTVEEIKRNAYRAVLSHFLSRHVDRARMEHLVSEVVESLCEVPASINSLHYSEELKVEGVTFRHIHTCKPTEENLENAYSEYLVSKKLIDSIEVMREVTDVFFKGYEIDDGLIRVYSKGKYKYGVFYSLIDDVGEDLEIHERVAASFGGEYVVVVPTENELTRFLRFFSRYSERVKKAGFKVWVVNVEERTIDPFIGYPKDFLLLKGFKNPRVATQINSLWRVQVEEID